TGGATGCCAAATGTATCACCGGAGATGGGCGGTATATCAATATCGAAGTCCAAAAAGCGAATGATGACAATCATCTTAAAAGAGTACGTTACAATGCTTCGGTGTTGACTGCCAATGTAACAGAGACCGGAAGGCAGTTTGAATTTGTACCTGATATCTGTATTATATTTATTTCAGCCTTTGATTTATTTAAGGGTAATCTTCCGCTTTACCATGTAAAGAAGGTTGTTGTGGAAACTGAGCAGATAATAGATGATGGTCTTACTGAGATATATGTAAATGCAGCTGTGGATGATGGTTCAAAGCTTGCAAAGCTAATGAAAGTGTTTACTAATAATGATGTTTATGATGAAGCCGATTTCCCGGTTACCAGCGAAATCAAGGCTAGGTTTAAAAAGGATGAAGGAGGTACCGTAAAGATGGATGCAACTTTACAGAAATGGATGCAAGAAAGTGAAGAGATAGGCGAGAAGCGCGGCAGAAAGGAGGGCGTAAAGGAAGGTAAAATTAAAGGTGCTAACGAGGAAAAGCTTAGAATCGCCAAAGACATGATAGCCAGTGGTCTTGAATTTGGATTTATTGCAAGATTGACAGGGCTTTCTGAGGAGGCTGTTGCTGCTTTGCAGGGCTAATGTGACACACCC
This is a stretch of genomic DNA from Catonella massiliensis. It encodes these proteins:
- a CDS encoding Rpn family recombination-promoting nuclease/putative transposase; this encodes MPTKKERDEYLRGLNPIDDLMFRKMAEHKEFCEEILRVILDDYKLVVTDNMQQFDLKNLQGRSVVLDAKCITGDGRYINIEVQKANDDNHLKRVRYNASVLTANVTETGRQFEFVPDICIIFISAFDLFKGNLPLYHVKKVVVETEQIIDDGLTEIYVNAAVDDGSKLAKLMKVFTNNDVYDEADFPVTSEIKARFKKDEGGTVKMDATLQKWMQESEEIGEKRGRKEGVKEGKIKGANEEKLRIAKDMIASGLEFGFIARLTGLSEEAVAALQG